In Mangifera indica cultivar Alphonso chromosome 1, CATAS_Mindica_2.1, whole genome shotgun sequence, a single genomic region encodes these proteins:
- the LOC123223723 gene encoding lactosylceramide 4-alpha-galactosyltransferase-like: MAITTKYTLGPCQNQTTIQSLDFLTLIGHQENLLGVMIVVVHNYMMKPRREFQKMFTYGLMNRAKSFLLSTVTLAALILIVIFEDSVISDASLQSSGGIPERLQSKVGESKSIPLLSVREVTEKADMSNNRRPLNSPFSLREEGRTGWLKNTPPEFEIFKSDRLTKRFHSRVLDFFNHDCEVQAFMTWISPARSFGRRELLSVESFFKVNPRGCLMILSKTLDSTNGYTILKPILDRKFRVIAVTPDLSFLFRNTPAEAWSKEMMSGKKDPGEIPLAQNLSNLIRLAVLYKYGGVYTDTDFIFLKSFKWLKNSIGAQSMDMESGNWTRLNNAVLIFDRNHPLLFRFMEEFAATFDGNRWGHNGPYLVSRVVQRFERKPSFNFTILPPMAFYPVDWNRIAGLFKMPENPASSKWVKAKMLQLSGQTYGVHLWNKESKRIKIEEGSVIGRLISDHCIFCEDIYSS, from the coding sequence atGGCAATTACCACCAAATACACGCTTGGACCGTGTCAAAACCAGACCACAATACAGAGCTTGGACTTTTTGACTTTGATCGGCCATCAGGAAAATTTACTCGGAGTTATGATTGTTGTTGTGcataattacatgatgaaacCCAGAAGAGAATTTCAGAAAATGTTCACTTACGGGCTGATGAATCGAGCCAAATCATTTCTCTTGTCTACCGTCACATTGGCGGCCTTAATCTTAATAGTCATCTTCGAAGATAGTGTCATTTCTGATGCTTCTCTGCAGTCCTCTGGAGGAATTCCAGAGAGGCTACAGAGCAAAGTTGGAGAATCCAAGTCGATTCCATTGCTTTCTGTGCGAGAAGTGACTGAAAAAGCGGATATGAGTAACAATCGGAGGCCTCTAAATTCTCCATTTAGTCTCAGGGAAGAAGGAAGAACGGGATGGCTAAAAAATACACCACCcgagtttgagattttcaagTCAGACAGATTGACAAAGAGATTTCACAGCCGGGTTCTTGATTTTTTCAATCATGATTGTGAGGTTCAGGCTTTCATGACATGGATTTCTCCAGCAAGGTCTTTTGGAAGAAGAGAATTATTGTCTGTGGAAtcgtttttcaaagttaatccTCGTGGATGCTTGATGATTCTATCAAAAACTCTTGATTCTACAAATGGGTACACAATCCTCAAACCGATACTCGACCGAAAGTTCAGAGTCATTGCAGTGACTCCAGACTTGTCATTTCTCTTCAGGAATACGCCAGCTGAAGCCTGGTCCAAAGAAATGATGAGTGGAAAAAAGGATCCTGGTGAGATTCCTCTAGCTCAAAATCTATCTAATTTAATCAGGCTTGCAGTTTTATACAAGTATGGAGGTGTGTACACTGATACAGATTTCATCTTtctaaaaagtttcaaatggTTGAAAAATTCTATTGGAGCGCAAAGCATGGATATGGAGTCAGGGAACTGGACTAGACTGAATAATGCTGTTCTGATATTTGACAGGAACCATCCTCTTCTTTTCAGATTCATGGAGGAATTTGCAGCAACATTTGATGGAAATAGATGGGGGCATAATGGTCCCTACCTTGTTTCCAGAGTAGTTCAAAGATTTGAAAGAAAGCCCAGTTTTAACTTCACAATCTTGCCGCCAATGGCATTCTATCCTGTTGATTGGAACAGAATTGCTGGGCTTTTCAAGATGCCAGAAAACCCGGCAAGTTCAAAATGGGTGAAAGCGAAGATGCTTCAGCTAAGTGGACAGACTTACGGGGTACACTTATGGAACAAAGAAAGTAAACGAATCAAAATCGAAGAAGGAAGCGTCATCGGAAGATTAATTTCCGATCATTGCATCTTTTGTGAAGACATTTACAGTTCTTAA
- the LOC123223746 gene encoding putative receptor-like protein kinase At3g47110: protein MKANISIAEFFIFFSFIILSYSGINFSQGAEPGSETDKLALLAFKSKVAYDPSGALSNWNDSIGFCQWYGVTCGLRHRRVTVLNLPGQNLTGTISPYIGNLTFLRIINLQNNHFHGNIPQEMGRLFRLREIVFNRNMFQGEIPVNLSRCSELSFLDLVMNKLEGKIPAELGTLSKLTGLGLAANNLTGSIPRSLSNLLFLKQFSLSENSLSGSIPVELGRLNRLKMFQISVNNFITGSIPSQLFNITSMEYFGVSSNQLVGEIPPYIGLTLPNIRVLGGK from the coding sequence ATGAAAGCTAACATTTCCATTGCAgaattcttcattttcttctcttttatcatTCTCAGTTACTCTGGCATTAATTTCTCCCAGGGCGCTGAACCTGGAAGTGAAACAGATAAACTGGCTTTGCTCGCTTTCAAAAGTAAGGTTGCTTACGATCCTTCCGGAGCTTTAAGCAACTGGAATGATTCCATCGGATTTTGCCAGTGGTATGGTGTCACTTGCGGCCTTCGCCACCGTAGAGTCACGGTTCTGAACCTCCCTGGCCAAAATTTGACAGGTACCATTTCTCCTTACATAGGAAACTTGACATTTCTCAGAATTATCAATCTTCAAAACAATCATTTCCACGGCAACATCCCACAAGAAATGGGCCGTCTGTTTCGGTTGCGAGAAATTGTTTTCAATCGTAATATGTTTCAGGGAGAGATTCCTGTTAATCTCTCTCGTTGCTCAGAACTAAGCTTTCTTGACTTAGTCATGAACAAGCTTGAAGGGAAAATTCCAGCTGAATTAGGCACTTTGTCGAAATTAACTGGACTTGGGCTTGCTGCCAACAATTTAACAGGCTCCATTCCTCGCTCACTTTCAAACCTCTTGTTTCTGAAGCAGTTTTCTCTATCAGAAAACAGCCTCAGCGGCAGTATCCCTGTTGAGCTTGGCCGGTTGAATAGGCTCAAAATGTTTCAAATTTCTGTAAATAACTTTATAACAGGTTCAATTCCCTCCCAGCTCTTCAATATCACTTCCATGGAGTACTTCGGTGTGTCAAGCAACCAACTTGTTGGAGAAATCCCACCTTACATTGGACTCACTCTTCCGAATATCCGAGTACTTGGCGGGAAATAG
- the LOC123209167 gene encoding uncharacterized protein LOC123209167: METLTSSAGSKLTFDKQRHRYFFSSKELYVNNRPQLTFLPSKNHVNGRFSELLSLRNKTVQAISYIQADSQGEMENVAQEEHIYESNTVHVKFQIQKECRFGERFFVVGDDPIFGLWDPESAIPLDWSEEHVWSVELDLPVGKTIQFKFMLKEATGDILWQPGADRTIQTWETKNTITILEDWDNAEYQKIIEEEPAANQNGKLDVESEVILADEFIQPKKELVFGLGDTSDAANTDMDRSTTPDNRRAATVNKSSDDEGNLISHEGEPVLVSGLTPLEAVSTETDIQNENQSADASLVMNEAQNHSLPEVTA, encoded by the exons ATGGAAACCTTAACGAGTTCTGCAGGCTCCAAGTTAACCTTTGACAAGCAGAGACACAGATATTTCTTTTCTTCGAAAGAATTGTATGTTAATAATAGACCCCAGCTTACGTTTTTACCTTCCAAAAATCATGTTAATGGCCGCTTCTCGGAACTCTTATCTCTCAGAAACAAGACTGTGCAGGCTATCTCTTATATCCAGGCTGATTCGCAG GGAGAAATGGAGAATGTGGCTCAGGAGGAACATATAT ATGAATCCAATACTGTTCATGTCAAATTCCAGATACAGAAAGAATGTCGATTCGGCGAGCGGTTTTTTGTTGTGGGAGATGATCCTATATTTGGCTTATGGGACCCCGAAAGTGCAATTCCTCTGGATTGGTCAGAAGAACATGTTTGGAGTGTGGAGCTG GATTTACCTGTGGGGAAAACAATCCAGTTCAAGTTCATGTTGAAAGAAGCCACCGGCGACATTCTGTGGCAACCAGGCGCTGATCGGACGATTCAGACTTGGGAGACTAAGAATACAATCACCATTCTGGAAGACTGGGACAACGCTGAATATCAGAAAATAATTGAGGAAGAACCAGCGGCTAATCAAAATGGAAAACTTGATGTAGAATCAGAAGTTATATTGGCAGATGAATTTATTCAGCCAAAAAAGGAACTGGTCTTCGGCTTAGGCGACACATCAGATGCAGCTAATACTGATATGGATCGGTCGACAACACCGGACAATCGCAGAGCCGCAACAGTCAACAAGAGCTCAGATGATGAAGGAAATCTAATCTCCCATGAAGGAGAACCAGTCTTAGTATCTGGCTTGACTCCATTAGAAGCAGTGTCAACTGAAACAgatattcaaaatgaaaatcagTCAGCTGATGCTTCGCTTGTAATGAATGAAGCTCAGAACCATAGTTTACCTGAGGTAACTGCTTGA
- the LOC123209157 gene encoding RNA polymerase II C-terminal domain phosphatase-like 2, which yields MSRLGYKSVVYHGDICLGELDTIPVSDKILQFPNNEIRIHHLSPGSERCIPLSILHTISSSSLRCKLESSSPVEQPNLINLHAACYYELKTAVVVFGDEEVHLVAMPSKQKKYPCFWCYAVPLGLYNSCLGMLNLRCLAIVFDLDETLIVANTMKSFEDRIEALRAWVARETDSIRAAGMTTELKRCLDDRMLLKQYTENDFVMDNGKMFKIQQEEVPSLSDNHERIVRPVIRLQERNLVLTRINPENRDTSVLVRLRPAWEDLKSYLIAKGRKRFEVYVCTMAERDYALEMWRLLDPEAHLISSKQLLDRVVCVKSGSKKSLLNVFQHGMCHPKMAMVIDDRCKVWEDKDQPRVHVVPAFSPYYAPQAETASAVPVLCVARNVACNVRGYFFKEFDENLLRRISEISYEDDMINLPPAPDVSNYLISEDASFVPNGNTNTPVGEGMNGVEVERRLNQLDEKYVVDSAVNPMKNNFDLKSETSQPPVAINLNATGPTSSATLIPSQKPSLLGAPIRRENSSVRPGLDLRNQSSSQPPLLPRLPVQTSSSSMQAQGGWIMEEDVNRVYQNNQPGSSSTGVLSHASQGKGEEATNLHRQDILPTTQPSEVGVSQNHASSNGKEAQIDGGKMNFLPSHLSIGVLQEIGKRCSSKVEFRSVVSTSKDLQFSVEVLFTGEKIGVGMGKTRKDAQQQAAENALHSLAEKYVAYVTPRSGAVDRDFDKLSLENENGFLWETVNPESDEGPKEDELRKESTPEAADVEPGSTSSSFVNQQVQKRGNFPRSPQFIPSKRSKEELHGSESLPSSRQQKNGHSVT from the exons ATGAGTCGTTTAGGGTACAAATCCGTGGTTTATCACGGCGATATTTGTTTGGGAGAATTGGATACTATTCCGGTGTCGGACAAGATTTTGCAGTTTCCAAACAACGAGATTCGGATTCACCACTTGTCTCCCGGCAGCGAGCGATGCATTCCTCTCTCAATTCTCCATACGATTTCTTCATCCTCGTTGCGTTGTAAGCTCGAATCTTCGTCTCCAGTTGAACAACCTAATTTGATCAATCTTCACGCCGCTTGCTACTACGAATTGAAG ACGGCGGTTGTGGTTTTTGGAGATGAGGAGGTTCACCTGGTGGCGATGCCAAGTAAGCAGAAGAAGTATCCGTGCTTTTGGTGCTATGCGGTTCCCTTGGGTCTGTACAATTCCTGTTTAGGAATGTTGAATTTAAGGTGTTTAGCGATTGTATTTGATCTTGATGAAACACTTATTGTTGCCAACACGATGAAGTCGTTTGAGGATAGAATTGAGGCTCTTAGAGCTTGGGTTGCTCGAGAGACTGATTCAATTCGGGCTGCTGGAATGACTACTGAGTTGAAGCGATGCTTGGATGATCGAATGTTGTTGAAGCAGTACACAGAGAATGATTTTGTGATGGATAATGGAAAGATGTTTAAGATTCAACAGGAGGAGGTTCCTTCACTGTCTGATAACCATGAGAGAATTGTTCGACCTGTGATCAGATTGCAGGAAAGGAATCTTGTTCTCACGAGGATCAATCCTGAG AATCGTGATACTAGTGTGCTTGTGAGGTTACGACCTGCATGGGaagatttgaaaagttattTGATTGCGAAAGGACGCAAGAGGTTTGAAGTGTATGTTTGTACCATGGCTGAAAGAGATTATGCCTTAGAAATGTGGAGGCTTTTAGACCCTGAGGCAcacttgataagttcaaagcaACTCCTGGATCGTGTTGTTTGTGTGAAATCAG GTTCCAAGAAATCTTTGTTAAATGTCTTTCAGCATGGAATGTGCCATCCAAAGATGGCAATGGTGATTGATGATCGTTGTAAGGTTTGGGAAGATAAGGACCAACCTCGAGTTCATGTAGTTCCTGCGTTCAGTCCGTATTATGCTCCTCAAGCTGAG ACAGCAAGTGCTGTTCCAGTCCTTTGTGTGGCAAGAAATGTTGCTTGTAATGTCAGAGGTTACTTTTTTAA GGAGTTTGATGAGAATTTATTACGAAGAATATCTGAAATCTCCTATGAGGATGATATGATAAATTTGCCACCTGCTCCTGATGTGAGCAATTACTTGATCTCAGAG GATGCCAGTTTTGTACCAAATGGCAATACCAACACCCCAGTCGGTGAAGGAATGAATGGAGTTGAAGTGGAGAGGAGATTGAACCAACTG GATGAGAAGTATGTTGTGGACTCAGCTGTGAACCCTATGaagaataattttgatttgaaatctgAAACTTCTCAGCCACCAGTTGCAATTAATCTGAATGCCACTGGTCCAACATCTTCAGCAACACTCATTCCTTCGCAAA AACCTAGTTTGCTTGGGGCTCCTATTAGGCGAGAGAACAGCTCTGTGAGGCCTGGTTTAGATTTAAGGAATCAAAGCTCAAGTCAGCCTCCTCTTCTACCTCGATTACCTGTGCAAACATCATCATCCTCGATGCAAGCACAGGGTGGCTGGATAATGGAAGAAGATGTTAACCGAGTGTATCAAAATAATCAACCAGGTTCAAGTTCAACTGGTGTACTTTCACATGCATCCCAAGGGAAGGGTGAAGAG GCAACTAATTTGCATAGACAAGACATTCTACCAACAACTCAGCCTTCAG AGGTTGGTGTATCACAAAATCATGCATCCTCTAATGGCAAAGAGGCTCAGATTGATGGTGGAAAAATGAACTTCCTACCATCCCATCTGTCTATTGGTGTGCTGCAAGAAATTGGAAAGAGATGTAGCTCAAAG GTTGAGTTCAGGTCTGTTGTAAGCACCAGTAAGGATTTGCAATTTTCTGTTGAG GTTTTGTTCACCGGTGAGAAGATAGGTGTTGGAATGGGTAAGACAAGGAAGGATGCTCAACAGCAAGCTGCTGAGAATGCCTTGCATAGCTTAGCAG AAAAGTATGTAGCATATGTAACACCTCGCTCTGGAGCTGTGGACAGAGATTTTGATAAGCTTTCTctggaaaatgaaaatggatTTCTGTGGGAGACTGTCAATCCTGAATCAGATGAAGGGCCAAAAGAAGATGAGTTACGCAAAGAAAGCACTCCTGAG GCTGCTGATGTTGAACCTGGGAGTACTTCCTCCAGTTTTGTAAATCAGCAAGTGCAAAAACGTGGCAATTTCCCCAG ATCACCACAGTTTATTCCGAGCAAACGGTCAAAGGAAGAACTTCATGGTTCAGAAAGTTTACCATCCTCTCGACAGCAGAAGAATGGGCATTCTGTTACATGA
- the LOC123227707 gene encoding LOW QUALITY PROTEIN: clathrin light chain 3-like (The sequence of the model RefSeq protein was modified relative to this genomic sequence to represent the inferred CDS: inserted 1 base in 1 codon) encodes MSSFTGSFGDESRLSGSTRPFDDDGYDPRLSAQRFDASFSNFDVDTIKESAGDSSPIFPSQSYGIGDEIFSSNPVPDTPSPPSIYSAGGGFTTFSPEQNGKSFHGGLVGLDDSILPPPAEMPPEEGFALREWRRQNAIRLEEKEKKEKEMLQEIIEEAEQYKVEFYKKRALAIEKNKAXNREKEKLFLANREKFHSEATKTCWKAIAELIPYEVPAIEKRGKKDQDKKKPSIVVIQGPKPGKPTELSRMRQILVKLKHNPPTHMKPKPPPPPPSEPKKDAKTGSPPPPTAAPSKPTATPAAVAAA; translated from the exons ATGTCATCGTTTACCGGCTCATTCGGTGACGAGTCACGACTCAGCGGATCGACTCGGCCCTTCGATGACGACGGCTACGATCCTCGTCTTTCTGCGCAGCGATTTGACGCATCTTTCTCCAACTTCGACGTCGACACCATAAAGGAATCGGCCGGTGACTCGTCGCCTATATTCCCTAGCCAGTCGTATGGCATCGGAGATGAAATCTTCTCATCGAATCCGGTGCCGGATACTCCATCGCCGCCGTCTATATACTCTGCCGGTGGCGGATTCACAACTTTCTCGCCGGAGCAAAACGGTAAGAGTTTTCATGGAGGTCTAGTTGGACTGGACGATTCGATCTTACCACCGCCGGCCGAGATGCCGCCGGAGGAAGGCTTTGCTCTCAGAGAGTGGCGTAG ACAGAATGCTATTAGACTtgaggagaaggagaagaaggagAAAGAGATGCTACAAGAAATTATTGAGGAAGCAGAGCAGTACAAAGTTGAGTTCTATAAGAAGCGTGCCCTTGCAATTGAGAAAAACAAAG TTAACAGGGAGAAGGAGAAG CTGTTTTTGGCAAATCGGGAGAAGTTTCATTCTGAGGCTACAAAGACCTGCTGGAAGGCAATTGCTGAACTGATTCCCTACGAGGTGCCAGCCATAGAGAAAAGGGGGAAGAAAGATCAGGACAAGAAGAAGCCTTCCATTGTTGTGATTCAGGGACCTAAGCCTGGAAAGCCAACGGAACTCTCTAGGATGCGACAAATACTTGTGAAGCTCAAGCACAATCCTCCGACTCACATGAAGCCcaaaccaccaccaccaccgcctTCAGAACCTAAAAAGGATGCTAAAACAGGTAGCCCTCCTCCTCCTACTGCTGCTCCCTCTAAGCCCACTGCTACTCCTGCGGCTGTAGCTGCAGCTTGA